The following proteins come from a genomic window of Gimesia chilikensis:
- the fabD gene encoding ACP S-malonyltransferase: MSRIAFLFPGQGAQHVGMGKTIVEKYPAAKELFDRAADILQYDLAKLCFEGPSEELDSTVISQPALFVTSLAALEMLRADSPDKVLACEMTAGLSLGEYTALVFAGAMSFEDGLRVVQRRGEAMQAAADANPSGMVSILLLDRDKVAEICEAASSAGRIWIANYLCPGNIVLSGENSACERAAELAEQEGGRAIPLAVAGAFHTEIMKPADSKLSEALAGVGLKKPEIPVISNVDAKTHEDPDEIRELLIRQVLSPVLWEDSIRAMLDAGFDEFYEIGPGKVLKGLMKRIDRKISCETVNDS; the protein is encoded by the coding sequence GTGAGCAGAATCGCCTTTTTGTTTCCCGGACAGGGTGCTCAACATGTAGGTATGGGTAAGACCATCGTCGAGAAATATCCGGCGGCGAAAGAGCTGTTTGATCGCGCTGCAGATATTCTTCAGTATGATCTGGCAAAGCTCTGCTTCGAAGGGCCAAGCGAGGAACTGGACTCTACGGTCATCAGTCAGCCTGCTCTGTTTGTGACCAGTCTGGCGGCTCTGGAAATGCTGCGGGCAGATTCTCCCGATAAGGTTCTGGCGTGCGAAATGACAGCCGGATTGAGCCTGGGGGAATATACGGCTCTGGTGTTTGCCGGTGCGATGAGTTTCGAGGATGGCCTGCGGGTCGTTCAGCGTCGCGGTGAAGCCATGCAGGCTGCTGCGGATGCCAACCCTTCCGGTATGGTCAGCATTCTGTTGCTGGACCGGGATAAGGTGGCAGAAATCTGTGAGGCGGCGTCTTCCGCTGGAAGGATCTGGATCGCCAATTACCTGTGTCCGGGTAATATTGTCTTGTCAGGTGAAAACAGCGCCTGCGAGCGGGCGGCGGAACTGGCTGAACAGGAAGGTGGGCGTGCGATTCCCCTGGCGGTGGCTGGTGCGTTTCATACAGAAATCATGAAGCCGGCTGACAGTAAGCTGTCTGAAGCACTGGCAGGGGTCGGGCTGAAAAAGCCGGAAATTCCCGTGATTTCCAACGTGGACGCTAAAACTCATGAAGATCCGGATGAGATTCGCGAATTACTGATTCGTCAGGTTCTCAGTCCTGTGCTTTGGGAGGATTCAATCCGCGCCATGCTGGATGCGGGGTTTGATGAGTTCTATGAAATCGGTCCTGGGAAAGTTCTCAAGGGGCTGATGAAGCGTATTGATCGCAAGATTTCCTGTGAGACGGTTAACGATTCATAG
- the acpP gene encoding acyl carrier protein codes for MSIEEKVVGIVSEQLGHPKEDITLDSKFIDDLKADSLDIVELVMEFEDEFDVTIPDDDYDKIKTVGDVVGYITEKAS; via the coding sequence GTGTCAATTGAAGAAAAAGTGGTTGGTATCGTAAGCGAGCAGTTAGGCCATCCTAAAGAAGACATCACTCTGGACAGCAAATTTATCGACGACCTGAAGGCTGATTCGCTCGACATTGTCGAACTGGTAATGGAATTCGAAGATGAATTCGATGTCACCATTCCTGACGATGATTATGACAAAATCAAAACCGTTGGTGATGTGGTTGGCTATATCACTGAAAAAGCCAGCTGA
- the fabF gene encoding beta-ketoacyl-ACP synthase II — protein sequence MRRRVVVTGVSVVTALGLDVSEFWDKLCAGKSGIGPLERFDCSDYKVRFGGEIKDFNAADYTNLSSKDLKRVDRFVQFGLVGAHIAYRQAQLEGFEGDPYRRGVLIGSGIGGLNEIENQHDKLYNQGPARVSPFMIPKLMVNAASGNISVAYELKGPNSAVATACASATNAIGDAYKLIQNDVADIMVTGGSEAAVTPMGLSGFARMNALSTRNDDPQAASRPFDRDRDGFVMAEGAGIVVLEEYEHAKKRGVPILAEVVGYGMSADGTHMTAPDPEGRGAARAMLHAIKDAGLNPEDIDYINTHGTSTPLGDVAETVAINTVFGSHVKSMPVSSTKGHLGHLLGASGGVEFVVGVKALMEQVAPPTINLDNPDEQCNLDYVPNEPREMKLERVMKNSFGFGGHNACLIMQKAP from the coding sequence ATGCGCAGGAGAGTCGTCGTTACCGGAGTTTCTGTCGTAACGGCTCTGGGTTTAGATGTCTCAGAGTTTTGGGACAAGTTGTGCGCTGGTAAAAGCGGTATCGGTCCCCTCGAACGTTTTGACTGCTCCGACTACAAAGTCCGTTTTGGCGGCGAAATCAAGGATTTCAACGCAGCCGATTATACGAATCTTTCTTCAAAAGATCTGAAGCGAGTTGATCGCTTCGTCCAGTTTGGTCTGGTTGGGGCGCATATTGCCTACCGCCAGGCACAGCTGGAAGGATTTGAGGGAGATCCTTATCGCAGAGGCGTCCTGATTGGCAGTGGTATCGGCGGTTTGAATGAAATTGAAAACCAGCACGATAAGCTCTACAACCAGGGGCCGGCGCGAGTATCGCCTTTCATGATCCCCAAGCTGATGGTCAACGCTGCCAGCGGGAATATTTCAGTTGCATATGAGCTGAAAGGTCCCAACAGTGCTGTGGCGACTGCTTGTGCTTCGGCGACGAATGCGATCGGCGATGCCTATAAGCTGATTCAAAATGATGTGGCTGATATCATGGTGACTGGCGGCAGCGAAGCGGCAGTTACCCCGATGGGGCTTTCCGGCTTTGCCCGGATGAACGCTCTGTCCACACGGAATGATGATCCCCAGGCAGCCAGTCGTCCTTTCGATCGTGATCGCGACGGGTTCGTGATGGCGGAAGGTGCCGGCATCGTCGTTCTGGAAGAGTATGAACACGCTAAGAAACGGGGTGTACCGATTCTGGCTGAGGTGGTCGGTTATGGTATGTCTGCTGATGGCACGCACATGACGGCTCCCGATCCGGAAGGTCGTGGTGCAGCCCGTGCCATGCTGCATGCAATCAAGGACGCAGGGCTCAACCCGGAGGACATTGATTACATCAATACGCATGGTACAAGTACTCCGCTGGGTGATGTTGCAGAAACCGTGGCCATCAACACCGTTTTCGGTTCGCACGTCAAGTCGATGCCCGTTTCCAGTACGAAGGGGCATCTGGGGCACCTGCTGGGGGCTTCTGGTGGTGTCGAGTTCGTGGTGGGTGTCAAGGCCCTGATGGAGCAGGTTGCACCACCTACGATCAACCTGGACAATCCAGACGAGCAGTGCAATCTCGATTATGTTCCCAATGAGCCGCGCGAAATGAAACTCGAACGGGTCATGAAGAACAGCTTCGGCTTCGGTGGGCACAACGCCTGTCTGATTATGCAGAAAGCCCCATAA
- a CDS encoding beta-ketoacyl-[acyl-carrier-protein] synthase family protein, whose product MNTESRRRILITGMGILSPIGIGTEAFQASLMSGTSGIKKSELYEFLAAPDCCVAEVADFNDSTIKKEYLKQQRRSLKVMCREIQLGVASANLAMDDSGIDLEAVDSERFGIEFGANLMLSPPEVLYSACMASTEGTEFQYERWGSDGLPKMEPLWLLKYLPNMPACHIGIVMDARGPSNSITQAEASGNLVLGEAQRIIERDWADVMVAGVTGTRIHEVKSIHAKMWDELADSPADFSKRSRPFDKARNGQVVGEAACSLLLEEKSHAERRGAKVWGELLGTGASCVVGRDGIPDTRTSIANAIKLAFKRAGVEAGDIGHINAHGLGDTKLDVEEYQAICDIFGDKATEIPVTALKSYFGNSGSACGIVEASGSLVGLKQGVIPATLNYETQDADCPLNVVRNEPQPTDNKLFLKISTTTFGQASASVVCGV is encoded by the coding sequence ATGAATACAGAATCACGACGTCGAATTCTGATTACCGGGATGGGGATTCTCAGCCCGATCGGAATTGGAACAGAAGCGTTTCAGGCCAGCCTGATGTCGGGGACTTCGGGCATTAAAAAATCAGAGCTGTATGAGTTTCTGGCAGCGCCAGACTGCTGCGTGGCTGAAGTCGCCGATTTCAATGACAGTACAATCAAAAAAGAGTATCTGAAGCAGCAGCGCAGAAGCCTCAAAGTGATGTGCCGCGAAATCCAGCTGGGAGTTGCTTCTGCGAATCTGGCGATGGATGATTCAGGGATTGACCTGGAAGCCGTCGACAGTGAACGTTTCGGGATTGAGTTTGGTGCGAACCTGATGCTCAGCCCTCCTGAAGTGCTTTACTCGGCCTGTATGGCCAGCACCGAAGGCACTGAGTTCCAGTACGAAAGATGGGGGTCAGACGGGCTTCCCAAGATGGAGCCGCTCTGGCTGTTGAAATATCTGCCGAACATGCCGGCCTGTCACATCGGAATCGTGATGGATGCCCGCGGTCCCAGTAACTCGATCACACAGGCTGAAGCGTCTGGGAATCTGGTGCTGGGTGAAGCTCAGCGGATCATCGAGCGTGACTGGGCAGATGTCATGGTCGCTGGTGTGACTGGGACCCGGATACATGAAGTCAAATCGATCCACGCGAAGATGTGGGATGAACTGGCTGACTCTCCAGCAGATTTTTCTAAGCGTTCTCGTCCTTTTGATAAGGCACGCAATGGTCAGGTCGTGGGTGAAGCAGCCTGCTCCCTGTTGCTGGAAGAGAAGTCTCATGCTGAGAGGCGTGGGGCCAAGGTCTGGGGTGAACTGCTGGGGACTGGTGCTTCCTGTGTTGTTGGCCGGGATGGTATTCCCGATACCCGGACTTCGATTGCCAATGCCATTAAACTCGCGTTTAAGCGAGCTGGTGTCGAAGCAGGAGATATTGGTCATATCAATGCCCACGGTTTGGGTGATACCAAGCTGGATGTCGAAGAGTACCAGGCGATCTGTGACATCTTTGGTGACAAGGCGACAGAAATTCCGGTTACTGCCCTAAAGAGTTACTTCGGAAATTCCGGTTCTGCTTGTGGAATCGTGGAAGCCAGTGGTTCACTTGTGGGGCTGAAGCAGGGAGTGATTCCAGCGACATTAAACTACGAAACTCAGGATGCAGATTGTCCGTTGAATGTCGTTCGAAATGAACCGCAGCCGACCGACAATAAGCTGTTCCTGAAGATCAGTACCACGACTTTCGGCCAGGCCAGTGCCTCGGTTGTCTGTGGTGTCTGA